The Streptococcus toyakuensis genome has a window encoding:
- the lytC gene encoding choline binding-anchored murein hydrolase LytC has product MSVPFFIREERLKTRIGKIGLASAFLLGLIVNQVAANEAEAKASSEESSVQASSSKVEEKKSETTTSQKEEEKKVETSSSQRPEKKEEVKETRASSQKEESKPNSTSAHWEGDFYVKADGSKAKSEWIFDTSYNSWFYIKADGRYAQKEWHGNYYLKAGGYMAKNEWVYDNNYKSWFYLKADGSYAEQEWQKINGKWYYFKKWGYMAKSQWQGNYFLNGQGAMMQNEWLYDNHYKSWFYLKADGSYANEQWQKIDGKWYYFKKWGYMAQDEWHGNYYLTESGVMATGELIMDDTRYTFADSGELKEKKALNVGWVHRNGKRYFFNHREEQVGTDQVKKVIDVSEHNGRISDWKKVIDDNGVDGVIVRLGYSGTEDKELAYNIQEFNRLGIPYGVYLYTYAENETDAENDAKQTIELLKKYKMNLSYPIYYDVENWEYENKSKKTPSDTDTWVKIINKYMETMKKAGYQNVNVYSYRQLLQTRLNHPDILQHVNWVAAYTDALDWNNPHYSGEKGWQYTSSDSLKGIRGRVDVSVWY; this is encoded by the coding sequence ATGTCTGTTCCATTTTTTATAAGGGAGGAAAGATTGAAAACAAGGATTGGAAAAATTGGATTAGCAAGTGCCTTTTTGCTTGGATTGATAGTTAATCAGGTGGCTGCAAATGAAGCTGAAGCGAAAGCATCTTCGGAAGAAAGCAGTGTTCAAGCTTCTTCTAGTAAGGTAGAAGAAAAGAAATCAGAAACGACTACAAGTCAAAAAGAAGAAGAGAAAAAGGTTGAGACTTCTTCTAGTCAGCGTCCAGAGAAAAAGGAAGAAGTAAAAGAGACGCGAGCTAGTAGTCAGAAAGAAGAAAGTAAGCCAAATTCAACATCAGCACATTGGGAAGGTGACTTCTATGTAAAAGCAGATGGTTCAAAAGCTAAGAGTGAATGGATTTTCGATACTAGCTACAATAGTTGGTTCTATATAAAAGCAGATGGTCGTTATGCTCAAAAAGAATGGCATGGAAACTATTACCTCAAAGCGGGTGGTTACATGGCTAAAAATGAATGGGTTTACGATAACAATTATAAGAGCTGGTTCTACCTCAAGGCAGATGGTTCTTATGCAGAACAAGAATGGCAGAAAATCAATGGCAAATGGTACTATTTCAAGAAGTGGGGCTATATGGCTAAAAGTCAGTGGCAAGGAAATTATTTCTTGAATGGTCAAGGTGCCATGATGCAAAACGAATGGCTTTATGATAATCATTATAAGAGTTGGTTCTATCTTAAGGCAGATGGTTCTTATGCTAATGAACAGTGGCAAAAGATTGATGGAAAGTGGTATTATTTTAAGAAGTGGGGTTACATGGCTCAAGATGAGTGGCATGGAAACTACTATCTTACTGAAAGTGGTGTCATGGCAACAGGTGAGTTAATTATGGACGATACTCGTTATACTTTTGCCGATTCAGGGGAACTGAAAGAAAAGAAAGCCTTGAATGTTGGCTGGGTTCACCGAAATGGCAAACGTTATTTCTTTAATCATCGTGAAGAACAAGTTGGGACTGATCAAGTTAAAAAGGTCATTGATGTCAGTGAGCACAATGGTCGTATCAGTGACTGGAAAAAAGTCATCGATGATAATGGAGTAGATGGTGTTATTGTTCGTTTGGGCTATAGTGGAACTGAGGACAAGGAATTGGCTTATAATATTCAAGAATTTAATCGACTAGGTATTCCTTATGGTGTCTATCTGTATACCTATGCAGAAAATGAAACAGATGCTGAGAATGATGCTAAACAGACTATTGAACTCTTGAAGAAATACAAGATGAACCTGTCTTATCCAATTTACTATGATGTTGAAAACTGGGAATATGAAAATAAATCTAAGAAAACTCCATCAGATACAGACACTTGGGTTAAAATCATCAATAAGTATATGGAAACCATGAAAAAAGCAGGTTATCAAAATGTGAATGTTTATAGCTACCGTCAACTTTTGCAAACTCGTTTGAATCATCCTGATATTTTGCAACATGTTAACTGGGTAGCAGCCTATACGGATGCGCTTGATTGGAACAATCCTCATTATTCAGGAGAAAAAGGATGGCAATATACTTCATCTGACTCTCTTAAAGGGATTCGAGGACGTGTGGATGTTAGCGTCTGGTATTAA
- the tpiA gene encoding triose-phosphate isomerase, with amino-acid sequence MSRKPFIAGNWKMNKNPEEAKAFVEAVASKLPSSDLVEAGIAAPALDLTTVLAAAKGSNLKVAAQNCYFENAGAFTGETSPQVLKEIGTDYVVIGHSERRDYFHETDEDINKKAKAIFANGMLPIICCGESLETYEAGKAAEFVGAQVSAALAGLTAEQVAVSVIAYEPIWAIGTGKSASQDDAQKMCKVVRDVVAADFGQEVADKVRVQYGGSVKPENVASYMACPDVDGALVGGASLEAESFLALLDFVK; translated from the coding sequence ATGTCACGTAAACCATTTATCGCTGGTAACTGGAAAATGAACAAAAATCCAGAAGAAGCTAAAGCATTCGTTGAAGCAGTTGCATCAAAACTTCCTTCATCAGATCTTGTTGAAGCAGGTATCGCAGCTCCAGCTCTTGATTTGACAACTGTTCTTGCTGCTGCAAAAGGTTCAAACCTTAAAGTTGCTGCTCAAAACTGCTACTTTGAAAATGCAGGTGCTTTCACTGGTGAAACTAGCCCACAAGTTTTGAAAGAAATCGGTACTGACTATGTTGTTATCGGTCACTCAGAACGCCGTGACTACTTCCATGAAACTGACGAAGATATCAACAAAAAAGCAAAAGCAATCTTTGCAAACGGTATGCTTCCAATCATCTGTTGTGGTGAGTCACTTGAAACTTACGAAGCTGGTAAAGCTGCTGAATTTGTAGGTGCTCAAGTATCTGCTGCATTGGCTGGTTTGACAGCTGAACAAGTTGCTGTATCAGTTATCGCTTACGAGCCAATCTGGGCTATCGGTACTGGTAAATCAGCTTCACAAGACGATGCACAAAAAATGTGTAAAGTTGTTCGTGACGTTGTAGCTGCTGACTTTGGTCAAGAAGTTGCGGACAAAGTTCGTGTTCAATACGGTGGTTCTGTTAAACCTGAAAACGTTGCTTCATACATGGCTTGCCCAGACGTTGACGGTGCCCTTGTAGGTGGTGCGTCACTTGAAGCAGAAAGCTTCTTGGCTTTGCTTGACTTCGTAAAATAA
- a CDS encoding DnaD domain-containing protein produces the protein MTYLDAFKSGNLVLPSALLLHFKELFPSSDDFLVWQFFYLQNTTGLEEMSPSQIAERIGKEISDVNQAISNLTERGLLQYRTIELNGEIELLFDASLALERLDDLLGVAHSSSDQLTPQNQLKDLVETFQQELGRLLTPFEIEDLTKTLKEDGTSADLIKEALREAVLNGKSNWKYIQAILRNWRHEGIKSVAQIEAKRAEREASNSQLTQVSADFRNAMDLWKD, from the coding sequence ATGACATATTTAGACGCTTTTAAATCAGGGAACTTGGTTTTACCGAGTGCCCTGCTCTTGCATTTTAAGGAACTCTTTCCGTCTAGCGATGATTTTCTGGTCTGGCAATTTTTCTATTTGCAAAATACGACAGGCTTAGAAGAAATGTCGCCAAGCCAGATTGCTGAAAGGATTGGCAAGGAAATTTCGGATGTCAATCAGGCCATTTCCAATCTGACGGAAAGGGGACTGCTTCAGTATCGAACCATCGAATTGAATGGTGAAATTGAATTGCTTTTTGATGCTAGTTTGGCTTTGGAACGTTTGGATGACTTGCTTGGAGTTGCTCATTCAAGTTCAGACCAGTTGACACCTCAAAATCAGCTCAAGGATTTGGTGGAAACCTTTCAGCAGGAGTTGGGGCGCTTATTGACCCCTTTTGAGATTGAGGATTTGACCAAGACTCTTAAGGAAGATGGAACCAGTGCTGACTTGATTAAGGAAGCTCTTCGTGAAGCTGTTTTGAATGGAAAATCAAACTGGAAGTACATTCAGGCGATTTTGAGAAATTGGCGCCATGAAGGCATTAAAAGTGTGGCTCAAATAGAGGCCAAGCGGGCAGAGAGAGAAGCAAGCAACTCTCAGTTGACACAGGTATCGGCAGATTTCAGAAATGCCATGGATCTCTGGAAGGATTAA
- the metA gene encoding homoserine O-acetyltransferase MetA → MPIRIDKKLPAVEILRTENIFVMDDQRAAHQDIRPLKILILNLMPKKVVTETQLLRHLANTPLQLDIDFLYMESHRSKTTRAERMETFYKTFPEVKDEYFDGMIITGAPIEHLPFEEVDYWEEFSQVLEWSKTHVYSTLHICWGAQAGLYLRYGVEKYQMDSKLSGIYPQDTLKEGHLLFRGFDDSYVSPHSRHTEISKEEVLNKTNLEILSEGPQVGVSILASRDLREIYSFGHLEYDRDTLANEYFRDRDAGLDPHIPENYFKDDDVNQTPCLCWSSSAALFFSNWVNYAVYQETPFDWRKIEDDASAFGYL, encoded by the coding sequence ATGCCGATTCGAATTGATAAAAAATTACCAGCTGTTGAGATTTTACGGACAGAGAATATCTTTGTCATGGATGATCAACGTGCAGCCCACCAAGATATCCGTCCCTTGAAGATTTTGATTTTAAACCTAATGCCCAAAAAAGTGGTCACAGAGACCCAGTTGTTACGGCATTTAGCAAATACTCCTTTGCAATTGGACATAGACTTTCTCTATATGGAGAGCCACCGTTCCAAGACGACTCGTGCAGAGCGCATGGAGACCTTTTATAAAACTTTTCCTGAAGTCAAGGACGAGTATTTTGATGGGATGATTATCACAGGGGCTCCGATTGAGCATTTACCATTTGAGGAAGTGGACTATTGGGAGGAATTCAGTCAGGTGCTTGAGTGGTCCAAGACCCATGTCTATTCGACCCTTCATATCTGTTGGGGTGCTCAGGCTGGTCTTTATCTGCGCTATGGAGTGGAAAAATACCAGATGGACAGTAAGCTATCAGGTATTTATCCTCAAGACACCCTAAAAGAGGGTCACCTTCTTTTTAGAGGCTTTGATGATAGCTACGTTTCCCCTCATTCACGGCACACGGAGATTTCTAAGGAAGAGGTCTTAAACAAAACTAATCTCGAGATTTTATCAGAGGGTCCTCAGGTTGGGGTTTCGATTTTGGCCAGTCGGGATTTACGAGAAATTTATAGTTTTGGGCATTTGGAATATGACCGTGATACCTTGGCAAATGAATATTTCCGAGATCGTGATGCAGGTTTGGATCCTCATATTCCAGAAAATTACTTTAAGGATGATGATGTCAACCAGACACCTTGTCTTTGTTGGTCTTCATCAGCAGCCCTCTTTTTCAGTAACTGGGTGAATTATGCGGTCTATCAGGAAACCCCTTTTGACTGGAGAAAAATAGAAGATGATGCATCCGCATTTGGGTATTTATAA
- a CDS encoding adenine phosphoribosyltransferase, whose protein sequence is MNLKDYIATIENYPKEGITFRDISPLMADGNAYSYAVREIVQYATDKKIDMIVGPEARGFIVGCPVAFELGIGFAPVRKPGKLPREVISADYEKEYGVDTLTMHADAIKPGQRVLIVDDLLATGGTVKATIEMIEKLGGVVAGCAFLVELDELNGREKIGDYDYKVLMHY, encoded by the coding sequence ATGAATTTAAAAGATTACATTGCAACAATTGAAAATTATCCAAAGGAAGGAATTACCTTCCGTGATATCAGTCCTTTGATGGCTGATGGAAATGCTTATAGCTACGCTGTTCGTGAAATCGTTCAATATGCTACTGACAAGAAAATCGATATGATCGTAGGGCCTGAAGCTCGTGGTTTTATCGTGGGCTGTCCAGTTGCTTTTGAGTTGGGAATTGGTTTTGCGCCTGTTCGTAAGCCAGGGAAATTGCCACGTGAAGTCATTTCTGCTGACTATGAAAAAGAGTACGGAGTTGATACCTTGACTATGCATGCTGACGCCATTAAGCCAGGTCAACGTGTTCTTATCGTAGATGACCTCTTGGCAACAGGTGGAACTGTTAAGGCAACCATCGAGATGATTGAAAAACTTGGTGGTGTTGTAGCAGGTTGTGCCTTCCTTGTTGAATTGGATGAATTGAACGGCCGTGAAAAAATCGGTGACTACGATTACAAAGTTCTGATGCATTATTAA
- a CDS encoding class I SAM-dependent methyltransferase, translating to MSEAGHKFLAKLGKKRLRPGGKRATDWLIAEGGFSKEKRILEVACNRGTTAIELAQRFGCKITAVDMDAQALEVAKKSAETAGVGHLISFERANAMKLPYEDASFDIVINEAMLTMQADQAKKKCVMEYLRVLKPEGLLLTHDVLLKEAKESVRQELSQAINVNVGPLTQDGWEDVMIESGYRDVKVLTGEMTLMKLSGMIYDEGWLGTLKICVNACKKENRKQFLTMYKMFAKNKKNLGFIAMASYKSSNR from the coding sequence ATGTCAGAAGCAGGTCATAAGTTTTTAGCAAAATTGGGGAAAAAACGCTTACGTCCAGGTGGAAAACGTGCCACAGATTGGTTAATTGCAGAAGGAGGATTTTCAAAAGAAAAGAGAATACTAGAAGTTGCGTGTAATAGGGGAACTACAGCAATTGAGTTGGCACAGCGTTTTGGTTGTAAGATAACTGCTGTTGATATGGATGCTCAAGCTTTAGAAGTGGCTAAAAAATCTGCTGAAACGGCAGGTGTTGGTCATTTGATCAGTTTTGAAAGAGCTAATGCAATGAAACTTCCTTATGAAGATGCTAGTTTTGATATTGTTATAAATGAAGCTATGCTGACTATGCAAGCCGATCAAGCTAAGAAAAAATGTGTAATGGAGTATCTAAGGGTTTTAAAACCTGAAGGTCTTCTTTTGACACATGATGTACTTCTTAAGGAAGCTAAAGAGTCTGTCAGACAGGAATTGTCACAAGCAATTAATGTAAATGTAGGTCCTTTAACTCAAGATGGTTGGGAAGATGTGATGATAGAATCAGGTTATCGTGATGTGAAAGTATTGACTGGTGAAATGACATTAATGAAATTATCAGGTATGATTTATGACGAAGGTTGGCTAGGAACTTTGAAAATTTGTGTAAATGCTTGTAAAAAGGAGAATAGAAAGCAGTTTTTAACTATGTATAAAATGTTCGCTAAGAATAAAAAGAACTTGGGCTTTATTGCTATGGCTAGTTATAAATCGTCAAATCGTTAG
- a CDS encoding MucBP domain-containing protein: MVKKLSWFHLKMEPAEVIPGYKVVKTEVDEKGNTKHIYEKVTTTYKDKDGNVIPGTTTEEGTTPKKDIPGYRFVETKTLPNGDTEHIYEKVKTSFKDKDGNEIPGYPTEDGEQPKKDIPGYRFVETKKLPNGDIEHVYEKVSTPLIPQPNPGKQITTTWTDENGNPLKPTEPGSKEPGTIPGYEYVKTVTDPNGNIRHIFKKVEMPTPVEPSQPVQPVSPQEPTSPEKPVTPDMPAVPEQPKQPATPKYVEGQKELPNTGTEDNASLAALGLLGVLSGFGLVARKKKED; this comes from the coding sequence ATGGTAAAGAAGTTGAGCTGGTTCCATCTAAAGATGGAACCAGCTGAAGTAATTCCAGGATACAAAGTTGTTAAAACTGAAGTAGACGAAAAAGGAAATACAAAACACATCTATGAAAAAGTTACAACAACTTATAAAGATAAAGATGGCAATGTAATTCCAGGAACAACTACTGAAGAAGGTACAACTCCTAAGAAAGATATTCCAGGTTACCGCTTCGTAGAAACTAAGACTCTTCCAAACGGAGACACAGAACACATCTATGAAAAGGTTAAGACTTCATTTAAGGATAAAGACGGTAATGAAATTCCAGGTTATCCAACAGAAGATGGTGAACAACCTAAGAAAGATATCCCAGGATACCGCTTCGTAGAAACTAAGAAACTTCCAAACGGCGATATAGAACACGTTTATGAGAAAGTTTCAACACCACTTATTCCTCAACCAAATCCAGGTAAACAAATTACAACAACTTGGACTGATGAGAATGGAAATCCATTGAAACCAACGGAACCAGGTTCTAAAGAACCAGGAACAATTCCAGGTTACGAATATGTGAAGACTGTGACAGATCCAAATGGAAATATCAGACATATCTTCAAGAAAGTTGAGATGCCAACTCCAGTTGAACCAAGTCAACCAGTTCAGCCAGTTTCTCCACAAGAGCCAACAAGCCCTGAGAAACCAGTAACTCCAGACATGCCAGCAGTACCTGAGCAACCAAAACAACCAGCAACACCTAAATATGTTGAAGGTCAAAAAGAGTTGCCAAATACTGGTACAGAAGACAATGCTAGCCTTGCGGCACTTGGACTTCTCGGAGTATTGAGCGGATTTGGTCTTGTAGCTCGCAAGAAGAAGGAAGACTAA
- a CDS encoding YSIRK-type signal peptide-containing protein (The YSIRK form of extended signal peptide directs nascent proteins to the cross-wall site, while signal peptides lacking YSIRK direct proteins instead to the cell pole. A large fraction of YSIRK proteins are surface proteins anchored by sortase-mediated processing of a C-terminal LPXTG motif.): MKGKQQQDFRVEKYIRYGIRKYSFGAASVAIAAGLMFLGNGAVSASETAVNGNGSDVAVVSANTEDNQDKVVTPVVDNKEVKEEAKPEVATPAVTPKVEESKKEEAQKTEEVTKEEAAPKLDKSQLESYVNEVAGKLAAGKYANKTDESLALLNADLEAAKTALSNATSQDELKAAYNKLVTTVNSKLKNKPVEKKETLAVDTTNGKETVGKKAENTEKKSESNAIENTGSKDERNGKELVEGSNLRSANEGYTLASTELRKENGEFATATGKTYKELDSNAAYRIYVKGFQSENTEEVAKNNPQPGTGARTDLPLSKTEAQKLGREAAMWNNKLRASGQNNNTNPYGSGGA; the protein is encoded by the coding sequence ATGAAAGGCAAGCAACAACAAGATTTTAGAGTAGAAAAATACATCCGTTATGGGATTCGTAAATATAGCTTTGGAGCAGCATCCGTAGCGATTGCGGCTGGTTTGATGTTCCTTGGAAATGGAGCAGTATCTGCCTCAGAAACAGCAGTTAATGGGAATGGTTCTGATGTAGCTGTAGTATCAGCTAATACTGAAGATAATCAGGATAAAGTTGTAACTCCTGTAGTAGACAATAAGGAAGTTAAAGAAGAAGCTAAACCTGAAGTAGCGACTCCTGCAGTGACTCCTAAAGTAGAAGAGTCTAAAAAGGAAGAAGCGCAGAAAACTGAAGAAGTTACAAAAGAAGAAGCTGCTCCTAAACTAGACAAGTCTCAACTTGAATCTTATGTTAATGAAGTAGCTGGGAAACTTGCTGCTGGTAAATACGCAAACAAGACAGACGAAAGTTTGGCTCTTTTGAATGCTGACTTGGAAGCAGCTAAAACAGCTCTTTCAAATGCTACAAGCCAAGATGAATTGAAGGCTGCCTACAACAAACTTGTTACAACTGTTAACTCAAAATTAAAAAATAAACCAGTAGAAAAGAAAGAAACACTAGCAGTAGATACTACCAATGGTAAAGAAACTGTCGGAAAGAAAGCGGAAAATACAGAGAAAAAATCTGAATCAAACGCTATCGAAAACACAGGTTCAAAAGATGAGCGTAACGGTAAAGAACTAGTAGAAGGTTCAAACCTACGTTCAGCTAATGAAGGGTATACACTAGCATCTACCGAACTTAGAAAAGAAAACGGTGAGTTTGCAACAGCTACTGGTAAAACGTATAAAGAATTAGATAGCAATGCTGCATATAGAATTTATGTAAAAGGATTCCAATCAGAAAACACAGAAGAAGTTGCTAAAAACAACCCACAACCTGGTACTGGAGCACGTACTGACCTTCCGTTATCAAAAACAGAAGCACAAAAACTTGGACGTGAAGCAGCGATGTGGAATAATAAGCTTCGTGCAAGTGGTCAAAATAATAATACTAACCCATATGGATCAGGTGGAGCTTAG
- the rplA gene encoding 50S ribosomal protein L1, with amino-acid sequence MAKKSKQLRAALEKIDSTKAYSVEEAVALAKETNFAKFDATVEVAYNLNIDVKKADQQIRGAMVLPNGTGKTSRVLVFARGAKAEEAKAAGADFVGEDDLVAKINDGWLDFDVVIATPDMMALVGRLGRVLGPRNLMPNPKTGTVTMDVAKAVEESKGGKITYRADRAGNVQAIIGKVSFEAEKLVENFKAFNETIQKAKPATAKGTYVTNLTITTTQGVGIKVDVNSL; translated from the coding sequence ATGGCTAAAAAAAGCAAACAACTTCGTGCTGCTCTTGAGAAAATCGACAGCACAAAAGCATACAGCGTAGAAGAAGCTGTAGCACTTGCAAAAGAAACTAACTTTGCAAAATTTGACGCAACTGTAGAAGTTGCTTACAACTTGAACATCGACGTTAAAAAAGCTGACCAACAAATCCGTGGAGCAATGGTATTGCCAAACGGTACTGGTAAAACTTCACGCGTTCTTGTTTTCGCACGTGGTGCAAAAGCTGAAGAAGCAAAAGCTGCTGGTGCAGACTTTGTTGGTGAAGATGACCTTGTTGCTAAAATCAACGACGGTTGGTTGGACTTCGACGTAGTTATCGCTACACCTGACATGATGGCTCTTGTTGGACGTCTTGGACGTGTCCTTGGACCACGTAACTTGATGCCAAACCCTAAAACTGGTACTGTAACAATGGATGTTGCTAAAGCAGTTGAAGAGTCTAAAGGTGGTAAAATCACTTACCGTGCTGACCGTGCAGGTAACGTTCAAGCTATCATCGGTAAAGTATCATTTGAAGCTGAAAAATTGGTTGAAAACTTCAAAGCTTTCAACGAAACAATCCAAAAAGCAAAACCAGCTACAGCTAAAGGAACTTACGTAACAAACTTGACTATCACAACTACTCAAGGTGTTGGTATCAAAGTTGACGTAAACTCACTTTAA